The Anaerolineae bacterium genome contains a region encoding:
- a CDS encoding class I SAM-dependent methyltransferase — MREGERSGQEQYLGSPDSRSAGRRYDRLASIYDAIQLLPERGLRAWREHLWAHVKGPRVLEVGVGTGLNMPYYPPGVEVVGIDVSARMLERARRRAEALGLEVQLCLMDVQHLRFPDDSFDSAVATCVFCSVPDAVRGLREVARVVKPRGKVLFLEHVRARNPLLGAAMDVLDPLVSRVGPHISRRTVENIRHAGLEIEREEDLDRLGIMKLVIARVASGRGSSPPDAQAPRRLPVGKEG, encoded by the coding sequence ATGAGAGAAGGCGAACGTAGCGGACAAGAGCAGTACCTGGGGTCTCCCGACAGCAGATCGGCCGGCAGGCGCTACGACCGCTTGGCTTCCATATACGACGCTATCCAACTACTGCCGGAGAGAGGGCTCAGGGCGTGGCGGGAGCACCTCTGGGCCCACGTGAAGGGTCCGAGGGTGTTGGAGGTCGGTGTAGGTACGGGACTGAACATGCCCTACTACCCGCCGGGAGTGGAGGTGGTCGGCATTGACGTAAGTGCGCGGATGCTAGAGAGGGCTCGTCGGCGGGCGGAGGCGTTGGGCCTGGAGGTGCAGCTGTGCTTGATGGATGTGCAGCACCTCAGGTTCCCTGACGACAGCTTCGACAGTGCTGTAGCCACCTGCGTGTTCTGCTCCGTGCCGGACGCCGTCAGGGGGCTACGCGAGGTGGCCCGAGTGGTGAAGCCGAGGGGCAAGGTGTTGTTCCTGGAGCATGTCCGGGCGCGAAACCCGCTGCTAGGCGCGGCCATGGACGTCCTGGATCCACTGGTGAGCCGGGTGGGGCCGCACATCAGCCGACGCACGGTGGAGAACATCCGTCACGCCGGGCTGGAGATAGAGCGGGAGGAGGACCTGGATCGGCTTGGAATCATGAAGCTGGTCATTGCGCGGGTAGCCAGCGGTAGGGGGTCCAGTCCACCCGATGCCCAGGCCCCCCGCCGCTTGCCGGTTGGGAAGGAGGGGTAG
- a CDS encoding response regulator transcription factor, which yields MAPIRVVLADDHAVVRRGIREFLETEAGIEVVGEASDGQEAQEMIEALRPDVAVLDVRMPKATGIEVTRHIREKRLNVGVLILTAYDDDPFVMAALQAGANGYVLKTAEAEEITRAVRAVAEGKSALDSAIAAKVIAHVTGGARPADMVEPLSAREVEVLQLAAAGFTNRAIGCRLGISDRTVQGHLANVYGKLQVSSRTEAVTKALQLGVIHLPESED from the coding sequence GTGGCGCCCATCAGGGTGGTGCTCGCCGATGACCACGCCGTGGTAAGGCGGGGAATACGAGAGTTCCTGGAGACCGAGGCAGGCATCGAGGTGGTGGGTGAGGCCTCGGATGGCCAGGAAGCCCAGGAGATGATCGAGGCTCTTCGGCCCGACGTGGCCGTGCTCGACGTGCGCATGCCCAAGGCCACCGGCATCGAGGTGACCCGCCACATCCGCGAGAAGCGGCTGAACGTGGGCGTGCTCATTCTCACGGCTTACGATGACGATCCGTTCGTGATGGCTGCCTTGCAGGCGGGGGCGAACGGGTATGTCCTGAAGACGGCCGAGGCGGAGGAGATCACCAGGGCCGTGCGCGCCGTGGCTGAGGGCAAGTCGGCCCTGGATTCGGCCATAGCGGCCAAGGTCATCGCTCACGTGACGGGCGGGGCTCGCCCGGCGGACATGGTGGAGCCCCTGAGCGCCAGGGAAGTGGAGGTGCTACAACTGGCTGCGGCCGGGTTCACTAACAGGGCAATCGGTTGCCGATTGGGCATCAGCGACAGGACGGTACAGGGACACCTGGCCAACGTATACGGCAAGCTGCAGGTCTCCAGCCGAACCGAAGCGGTCACCAAGGCGCTCCAGTTGGGCGTCATCCACCTGCCGGAATCAGAAGATTGA
- a CDS encoding HAMP domain-containing protein: MSSPRLPGRLRGLPVQIVLWTIVPATVLALTFMLTGVREHQRSMRAMVASRDLEVVQALAGRLSAELERYSAMLGALAAAATIPPRDLEALVVAVERELPGLELVVIGPAGEVLAGSAAALIASEVAVPAADGPTLAPAGDALLWHLAAPAGAVVQARLPVTELPLDRLLPLARTEPASGLVLTDGEKIIFAQGAPVPSVSALPGVVEALSGVASVSFVAGAEGGSVVASAPVQGVGWALVLQEPWLPLVASLLQFDRVTAFVLLMAGATSVLTLFFGVRHIVVPLRSLARRAGRIGEGDFGAASEPVGGVEEIEDLRRTLDEMAGRLGRYQTALEDQLAAQVRAQEEERARLARELHDETVQSLIALSQQAQMAQRHLARDPASAGSRLQTLRDMVSETIEEVRRFSQALRPLYLEDLGLAPALELLAHESGAQFRLEGDPRRLAPERELALYRVAQEALNNARRHSGATRIEVALDFVTDGVNLVVRDNGSGFEVPPHLSQLARRGHFGLLTMQERAQLVGGDLQVRAYPGAGTTITLSVPYEPQ; the protein is encoded by the coding sequence TTGAGCTCTCCGAGGCTACCGGGGCGGCTGCGCGGGCTACCGGTCCAGATCGTGCTCTGGACCATAGTGCCCGCCACCGTGCTCGCCCTAACGTTCATGCTCACGGGCGTACGCGAGCACCAGCGCTCCATGCGCGCCATGGTGGCAAGCCGAGACCTGGAGGTGGTGCAGGCCCTGGCAGGGCGGCTGTCGGCGGAACTGGAGCGATACTCGGCCATGCTGGGGGCTCTGGCAGCGGCAGCCACGATACCGCCCCGGGACCTGGAAGCACTGGTGGTGGCAGTCGAGAGGGAGCTGCCGGGTCTGGAGTTGGTGGTCATCGGGCCGGCCGGTGAAGTCCTGGCAGGTAGCGCCGCGGCGCTGATCGCCTCGGAGGTTGCCGTTCCGGCGGCAGACGGCCCGACGCTGGCTCCGGCAGGGGACGCCCTTCTGTGGCATCTGGCGGCGCCTGCTGGGGCGGTGGTGCAGGCCCGCTTGCCGGTGACCGAGCTTCCCCTCGATCGGCTGCTTCCGCTGGCTCGCACGGAGCCTGCATCCGGCCTGGTTCTGACCGATGGTGAGAAGATCATATTCGCCCAGGGTGCGCCGGTACCCTCGGTGAGCGCGTTGCCTGGTGTAGTGGAGGCGCTGTCGGGGGTCGCCAGTGTGAGCTTCGTGGCGGGCGCGGAGGGCGGGAGCGTGGTGGCCTCCGCGCCGGTGCAGGGGGTGGGATGGGCCCTGGTGCTTCAGGAACCCTGGCTGCCCCTGGTCGCCTCGCTCCTGCAGTTCGACCGGGTCACGGCTTTCGTGCTCCTCATGGCCGGGGCGACCTCGGTGCTTACCCTGTTCTTCGGGGTCAGGCACATCGTGGTGCCGCTGCGTTCGCTGGCTCGGCGGGCCGGCCGGATCGGCGAGGGCGACTTCGGCGCGGCATCGGAGCCGGTGGGCGGGGTGGAGGAGATCGAGGACCTACGCCGCACCCTGGACGAGATGGCCGGGCGCTTGGGACGCTACCAGACGGCGCTGGAGGACCAGTTGGCGGCCCAGGTGCGGGCCCAGGAGGAGGAACGGGCCCGGCTGGCGCGGGAGCTTCACGACGAGACGGTGCAGAGCTTGATCGCCCTCAGCCAGCAGGCCCAGATGGCCCAGCGACACCTGGCCCGCGACCCGGCATCGGCGGGGAGCCGCCTGCAGACCCTGCGGGACATGGTCTCCGAGACCATCGAGGAGGTGAGGCGCTTCAGCCAGGCCCTTCGCCCTCTCTACCTGGAGGATCTGGGGCTGGCCCCGGCCCTGGAGCTCCTGGCCCATGAGAGCGGGGCCCAGTTTCGCCTGGAGGGCGACCCTCGCCGCCTGGCCCCCGAGCGCGAGCTGGCCCTCTACCGGGTGGCTCAGGAAGCCCTCAACAACGCCCGCCGCCACTCGGGAGCCACCCGGATCGAGGTCGCCCTCGACTTCGTTACGGACGGCGTCAACCTCGTCGTGCGGGACAACGGATCGGGATTCGAGGTGCCGCCGCATCTGAGCCAGCTGGCCCGCCGCGGCCACTTCGGGCTGCTGACCATGCAGGAGAGGGCCCAGCTGGTAGGGGGCGACCTCCAGGTACGGGCCTACCCCGGTGCCGGCACCACTATCACTTTGTCCGTACCCTACGAGCCCCAGTAG